Sequence from the Aspergillus nidulans FGSC A4 chromosome III genome:
tgatatcgtgggtgggtcttggttaggtgctttgctgtatttgtccaaggttcttggacaagaatgatatctgcttcaaaggagagtagcaggtcatgtgcagcgcccccccttcctacattagcttgtagtattttcatagttcaggggaggtcagggtttggtttaagagctcctgggtgagctgtcttgtaggctggtttgtAGTGTGGGTATTATCTGTTTGTTGtttagagctttcttctgctttcttctgctcctgttggaaggcaagccggcctgccttgcggatagcagctagagcatcttTTGAGAGGCGGGTGACAGTGTTCCTCTGGACgtggggtctggctgggcatttttGGAAGTCCGCTGCATGCgggccgcagcagttgatacactgCACACGGCAGTTGTGTTCCTGTTTTgaggatccgcaggagatACAGCGTTCGCTGGAGCGGCAGGCTCGTGTATCATGGAAGCGGTGgcatcgggtgcattgcaaaggcctttgcttggggcgggtgggccttgataggccggacaggccaaagagttgcaaggggtgttgtagcctttttggaaaggctatgactgctgtgatagagtccctctctactgggtGCTTTGAGAGTTTGGCCATGAGTGGTTTAATACCAGtaatgcgctctgcttcattgctgatatctgtaattgtagtatctatccatccatccagggaccagagttgtttcgGGATCCGGGggacaataacctggtgATACTCTGTTGGTATTTCAAAGtatccatccccagctaggcttgcagccttctctgacagtaagaagaccttgccttgttcagttGTAGTGATTGCGTATCCTGTTGATATCACTTGCACCTGTGCAATCCCGTCCGGAACTTTCcctgcaagggtgacccggatgccatgtggtccaatagcccggaggctagaggaggccgggaggcggaggaagatgcggtggtcagtcttgtttggctgcttcagctttcgttgtgctggttgcttggcttgcgtACGGTGTTctggggcaatagtttgccagttcccctgaccagctcttggggctgtcagggatgcccaggttgtaggctgcgaggttcgCCTCTTCAGGGGgccttcgcaagcttcaggagtgggaggttggtttggctgttccatctgcctggatggctgtgggggtgcagctgctgtcatcagaggaatctgctgaggggagtcctgttttgctagggaaacaaatctggctgcaagcccccgggccaggtctcttgggcggccctgtagagaggagacagttagatctagagctttagcaagagaggtcattgctagtttccaatcattaagaaggactagctggtcgtctgctaccatgctgacctgctcgcagatcgaTGGGGCTTGCGGcaaatgggatacagggaccggagctgcagtgggagtcttctgtggggagaataaggcccttctcttcagggagttccggggtaggggggtcggggtggtaggtcctgaggggggttcagagttttcacccaggagcggagtccccggacgggctccgcctgggggggagtcatccacctccatggggtggagggaatgatcgatgagcaaagcgtaagagatcagttattgGAGCAgtgtttggtttggttttattatttaacgtcactcggcggatcacggggcccacgtgatctgcggcctcccagggggcatctggacgtgctacctaaacagaactgcctaggaactagctagatacaggtttgaagcagcaactatggacaatatatgttggaaatgagcggaagaagcacccggcgctgccctggccaggtcttcgagggcagatgcccgtttcgactacctatagattggggggaggggccggaccctttatccaggtagatgtgtggactgtcgcactatcaagcgctccggctGAGAAGGTGGAGGGTAGGGACTGGCACCTGCTCTTAGGGCTCTGGGGGCACGTGCCCTTGTGATATGGGCCAGGTACCTATAGGGCGCTGCTACCAAGTTGTTTATAGCTGTATTAAGCGCTAAGACGAAAAAGCGTCTCCTTCCAACTGCGTTGATGGAAACCTAGGTGCAGAACTCTTATCAAGCTCTCCGCTCCAACTGCGGAATGATCCATAGGATCTACAAGGGCAAAAGTCGTCCGACTGATCGTCTTCAGCCTGTGGTATACAATTTTTAAAGCCATATCTGAATGAAGACGCTTATGTGTACATTGTCTCATCTGGCTCAATACCGCCAGATCCGATTCGTCAAGACGAGAACGTGTTCGAAGACCGATAGATCTGCGAAGCTGAAACCATTGGTTCTCTACCCTTGGCCCGAATTGTTGACAGTAGTGGGCTGAGCAGATATAGGATATCGGCATTGATAGTGAGAAATCATATGTTACTACCAGACTATATACTTACAACGGACTTCCCTATAGCCAAGTATCACTTCTGGCCCCAGCATTGGGCCTTTCTGTCCCGTCTACAGTCTGGCGGGTCGTGGGCAAAATATTCATGATattgctcctcttcaaaTATCTTGGCTCCCGAGTCCAATGCCAATGTATGCCGGAAGGAGCAGCATTTGAACTTAGCAGGACAGGATCCCCCAAACCATACTGATTTTTCCGATCTGCCGATACGGAACAAACCGCTATTTCTCCTTCGCAATGCTCACTTATTAGAAATGATAATGAGAGCAAAGGATAGACGTTTCACAGCCTTTTGTTCTCTGGAACGTTTTAGACGTGCATGTCTCAAACTTTGCCATCAACCAGCCACAGTTGtagagcatcagcatcatgaaCGGGTCGAATCTGCACTTCGCGAATATCACGGTGACTGTGGATGACTCTGCTGCCCCGAGCGGCGAGAACTGGGCACAAAATACGGGTGGATTCGTTAATTCCCTTGCACGACTCTACTTTCAAAAGAAAAGCACTAATACTCAGCCGCAGATACCATGGACGTCAACAACCTGACCATGCACAACTTTACCTTTACCGGCGGAGACGACTGCATCGCAATCAAACCGCGGTCCTATAACATCAACATCTCGGATGTTATCTGCAACGGGGTAAACGGGATCGCAATTGGGAGTCTAGGACAGTACCTTGAAGACAGCAGCGTAAAGAATGTTACGATATCTCATGCCAGAGTCCCATCGACCAGATACGGAACATACATCAAGACTTGGATGGGCGAGCTTGTGCCTCAACCCGATAGCTACGAGTCTGACTACAAGCCACAAGGAGGCTAATAAGGGGTAGCCAGGAATATTGTTcttgaggatattgatgtAACGGGGGCTTAGCGTGCGGTGCTTGTTACGCAAGATAACGGGGCTGAGAATAATAGCTCGGCCAAAGGAACTAGCAATATGGAGATCTCTGTGATCAGGTTCGTCAATCGCTCGGGGACGCTGAGCTCAAGCAACCGTCTTACGGTGGATTGCAGCATAGTGGATCCGTGCTTTGATAATAGCTTTGAGGGTGGGATGTCTTGACGCAGGATGGGTATGAGTTGACGGGAAGGTGTAAATGGACGGCGGAGGATGGAGCGACTGGGCTGGATGGGTGCTAGACAAAATAGCGTTGAATAGGATCTGGATAAGCTAGAGGCGGAATAAACATTATCTATTATCTGTCATAAGTACATCATGGTGATCATCTAGTGGTGTAAGTTTTCGATACGTATGGGACGAATCAACCCCCCATCTTGCTCCCCTCAACTCCCTGCACCGTCCCCGCGTTCGCCTCGACATCGTCTTGTCTAGGCGTGACAGTCCCCTCGCTTTCACCAGCCTTTGTCTTTCGTAACCCCGTAAGGGTGACCGGGTTGGTCTGAAGCAGGTACATATACCAGTAATAAGTTCCGACAAACAACCCACCCCCAACTATATTTCCCAACAAGGTCGGGATAATCCCCTTCCAGATATACAGCCCCACCGAGATTCCGGGGGCATCGAGCCAGATCGCCAACGGGATGAATGTCATGTTCGCAACAACGTGGTCAAAGCCCAGACTGACGAAAGCGTAGATGGGTAGCCAAATGCCGATTATCTTAGACGCCATATCCCGACCCTGCAGACCAAGGAAGCACGCCAGACAGACGAGCCAGTTGCATCCGATGCCACGAAGGAAGATACTGTGGAATTCGGGCGTCACTTGTTTCTTGGTTGCGAAGGAGATTACGGCGGAGCGGAAGGGGTCAGCGGAGAAGACTTCGCCGTCTGAGTGACAGTGTCAGCCAATGACTGGAAGGGTGTATGTAAAACAGAGGAAGGGAGACGAACAGCCAAAGATGATGGCGACAACGAATAACGAGCCGCAAAGGTTCCCCCAAAACGTTATGAACCAGTGCAGGAGCATTTTCGGCCAGGAAAGTCGGCGATGGAGAGCAGCGACGGTCGTAAACTACCAACCGAACAAGCAGTCAGTATACTATTCACCAGTCTCTTTGCCCAGGTTGCAGGATGAATCTCATACCATAAATGAGCCAGTGCAGAGGTCTGCACCAGTAAGGATGATCAAGACCAACCCATAGGGAAAGACAAGCGCACTGATCGTCCGGATCAGGCCGGGGGCGTTCTCTGTGAACCAGGGACTAGCGTTGGTGCTCAGAGTGGTTCCGCATGCCAGTGCTAGCAGACATCCGGCGGATAAAGAGCTGAGAAAGATCTTGTCCAGCCGCATGTGCCCCTTAACTGAGCCGGCACGCGAGACAAACTCGACTACCTCGAGTGGCGTGTATGCATCGATAGACGGAGGCATTGCAGCAGCTGGTTTAGTATCCCGTATACAAGACAGACGGTCAACgtaggtgaagaagagcggaATCTGGGAACATGCTTTTATTATCTCTTCAGCACTGCAATGACGGTAATATGCGTGTAAATATGTTGGCCAATGGGAGGGTAGCGATGCTTATCTTGTTGGTCTTCAATAAGTCGGGTCCGAAACAATATCGTCAGATATCGAACCATCACAAAGCTAAAGCTGGAAGTTCAGGGGCCCCAGCAAATGACATGGTCTAGAACGCCAAAGTCAGTCTTAATCCGAGTTCGGCTTCCCCAGAAAGGATAAGAGGGACTGGGGTCTTATCTTCTTTCCGCGGAGAAAGCAAATCCACGACAAAATTATACTGTAGGGACTGATAAGAGATAGGGCCCGAAGCCCTAAGATCGAGAACTAGTGACAAACCATTGGAGAGATATATGGTATTTTGCAGATCACAGGCTCCTGCTCTGGTAGATCACCCTCTACATAGATACCGAATCATGTTTGCTGTCAGCCACAGGCGCCATATCTGcacctttcttttgttcttctgtGCTGTATTATGTGCAAAGTAAAGCTTGTTGATAAGAAGCTTTTTGCATCAGCCATGAAAGCAGCCGAGATAGAGTAGGCTATCTCAGGGCTTTCGTCCCGCCGACGAGGGGAATGGTCCTGCAGTACGCATTCCCCAGCAGTAACATTGCTAAAATTATCTCGAAAATGATTTAAGGCTTTGACGGGGTGTCTTCCCCGCCTGTTCTGTGGGTTGGCTCTCACCTAACGCAAAAAGAGGGGGAAAGGGGGTCTTATAGGTGTGGTTATTAGCTGGAAATAGGACTGATAAGCTCGTGAGGATCCAGCGAAGTGGTTTAAGCTTTGCGGCACATGATTTTCAGACGAACTATTGATGTGAGATAAAGTAATACAATGGCGTATCGCGCTTACTGTACAACTTATTGAACCGTATCCACGCAGTGTATGCAGATACCACCTCTAGCCGTAGGGCCACCGCTCGAGTGGTCGAACCTAGCTGATCTAGGCTgcatcaacaccatggctGGCGTAGACTATTTGCCATCCGACCTGCTACAATATACAGCCTTATTTGTTGGATACTGGGGCTCAGCTACCTCCCAACAGTATCTCCGTAGACAATAGGAAAGGCCCTGATaacttgaagaagatacTTCAGGatttctcatccttctctgGGATCGTTCCCGCCGAAAGTCACTCAAGACTGGGTATAAAAGTGATTCAAGGGGCGCAATGAAGAAACCATACCTCTACTTTTGCGTCCTGAAAAGGTGCTCCTGGGGATAAGACGCCGCCTAAAGCGATAACTATTCTGACAGCAGCTCAGTTCTGGGCTACCTCATATGAAGGCAGCATAGAGGTATACAGCTAGCTAACCGAAAGCCTCTCTGACTCGAGTCCGCCGTCGGCGCTGTACGCCCAGAAGACTACACAGCATTAGATGCCTGGTCTATGTGGACGTAGTATAGGAGCTTGTCTCTCTCTCGTGTAATTATAGCGGAGATGGCGTCCATTTGGGCCATAGATAATGGTGGAAAGAGGTCTTTAGCGCTGCCACCTAGGGCGTGACAGCCAGGCGTGCGCGATCTGCTGGGTATGCGAAATCAAACCGGCGCTTGGGAACCTAGACCCTATAGCATGTAAAGACTATATGACCCGCTCATATTGATAAGGGAGGGTTTGGGTTCGGAAATCTGCCATGACTTTGCTGATACTGCGCAGCGTCTACAAGGTAGAAACAACAATTGCTACATCGGTCGATGCCCTCACCGCCGGTGTTATCATGATATATCGACTTTATTAACGCACTTTACTAACGCACGTCCCCTTGTCATTATTTGATCTAGATTTGTAGAACAAGCTTCCCAATCTGTTTCCCCTGCCAGATATACTCGATCGCCTCATCCGCCTTTTCGACGGCTCAACCGAGTAGATTATATCGTCCAGCGGCATCTGCACCGCAGCTAGAGCCGCACAAAGATCATCCATGTCATGCTTCGACCCGCCATTGATGCCTCTATAACATGAAAAAGCATTAAACGACCACTGacgattgaggaggagatttgaATCACCGCAGAATGATCCTCCGGCCAATCAGCACATCGAAGAACTCATCCATATGCGCTGGGTCCCTCTTACTCAGATACCCCACTTGGCTGATTGTCCTGCCGCGACGGGTTCATTTCATACTCTTGACGAGCGAATTGCTCCCACCATCTTCGACGACCAGGTCGACGCCCGTCAGTGAGTTTGAGGACTTCTTCATGCCACTCGGGATGCGTCGCATAGTTGACAGTCAGTAGTGGCGGAATCTGGGAACTGTGCTGAGATCTTGAATAGTTTTTTGTCGCTAGATGAGGTCATGATCACCTTCATGCCGGCTTATTGGGCAAGTTTCAGCGTGAACATGCTCACGCCACCAGTTCCTAAATCAGGCCAGCGCTCGCTAACCGTTTCACAGTGTAGGGTAGGGTCAACCCTGGATGAGCACTGTCGTCCCCATGCCGAATCCCAGCAATGACGACCAGGCCGTGACTCCAGCGCAGGGAATGATACAGGCAGGGACCCAGTCTAGATGAGCCGGCAACTTGCAAACCTTGCACTCGTCAAAGACGATATAATCAGCTAGGACATTGTGTTCgtcagcagccagccagGATCTTGTGGGCTCTCGACCCGTGATGTTCTCCGTATCGATGATCGGCGCGACTCTGCCGCCCACGGAGATGGACTTGACATTCTTGCCTCTGGCAATAATTCCGCCCGCTGCGTCATTGCAGGGGATGCCATGCGGTGTGACAGGCCACGGGTTCCGGCCGTTAGCAATATTGGCGTCACGGTAATTGAGGGCGACAGCGTAGACTTGGATGAGCACGGAGGTGGGGGAGAGAACAGGGAGCGCTTCGGTGAGAAGCTGCACTCGGGGGGTGCCAGGCGTATCGTCGTCTGTTCGGCGAAAGACGCGACGAGATGTTATTTGAGTGGACATCTTGTCTTAACTCGGAAGACTGGCTGCTTTCGTCTTCCATCCGTGGGATACGGCCAGCTTTATGCACCGATCCATGTTACTAATTCGCTCTGTCATGGAGCGACGACCCTCTGTGTCAGTGCCCCAGTCGGACGCCCATGAGGTCACTCCTAGGGAATATACAGATTTGGCAGAGAATGCAGAGGCTGTCTGTCTCTTC
This genomic interval carries:
- a CDS encoding putative extracellular exo-polygalacturonase (transcript_id=CADANIAT00006399); the protein is MDVNNLTMHNFTFTGGDDCIAIKPRSYNINISDVICNGVNGIAIGSLGQYLEDSSVKNVTISHARVPSTRYGTYIKTWMGELVPQPDSYESDYKPQGG
- a CDS encoding nitrite transporter nitA (transcript_id=CADANIAT00006400); amino-acid sequence: MPPSIDAYTPLEVVEFVSRAGSVKGHMRLDKIFLSSLSAGCLLALACGTTLSTNASPWFTENAPGLIRTISALVFPYGLVLIILTGADLCTGSFMFTTVAALHRRLSWPKMLLHWFITFWGNLCGSLFVVAIIFGYGEVFSADPFRSAVISFATKKQVTPEFHSIFLRGIGCNWLVCLACFLGLQGRDMASKIIGIWLPIYAFVSLGFDHVVANMTFIPLAIWLDAPGISVGLYIWKGIIPTLLGNIVGGGLFVGTYYWYMYLLQTNPVTLTGLRKTKAGESEGTVTPRQDDVEANAGTVQGVEGSKMGG
- a CDS encoding uncharacterized protein (transcript_id=CADANIAT00006401) → MSTQITSRRVFRRTDDDTPGTPRVQLLTEALPVLSPTSVLIQVYAVALNYRDANIANGRNPWPVTPHGIPCNDAAGGIIARGKNVKSISVGGRVAPIIDTENITGREPTRSWLAADEHNVLADYIVFDECKHSSQIPPLLTVNYATHPEWHEEVLKLTDGRRPGRRRWWEQFARQEYEMNPSRQDNQPSGVSE